The DNA segment ACTTTAATACCATCGGCTTAATAGGGATGAACGAGGCACTTTTGAATTTCATGGGATGTGACATCACAAGCGAAAAAGGCAGGAATTTCGCATTAGAAGTTTTGGACTTCATGAGAAATAGATTGGAAGACTATCAGATAGAATCAAATTACCTTTACAACCTTGAAGCATCGCCTGCTGAAGGTGCGTCGTACAGACTGGCGAAAAAAGACAAAGAGTTATACAAAGACATCATCACTGCAGGGGGAGATGTGCCGTATTACACTAATTCTACACAGCTTCCTGTCGATTTTACAGATGATATATTTACAGCTCTTGATTTGCAGGACGAACTTCAGACTAAATACACAGGAGGAACAGTATTTCATGGCTTTTTAGGTGAAAACATAAGCGATCCTGACACGTGCAAAGCATTGGTGAAAAAGATAGCGTACAATTATAGGCTTCCTTATTACACAATAACGCCGACATTTTCAATATGTGACAACCACGGCTATATATCAGGAGAGCATCTTAACTGTCCACAATGTGGAAATGAATGCGAAGTGTACAGCAGAGTTGTAGGATATTATAGGCCGCTTCAAAACTGGAATGAAGGCAAAAGAGAGGAGTTTTCTGACAGGAAGGAATTCGTAATATGATGTATGATTACATGCCTGTATCTATGGTGGATTATCCCGGCAAAATAGCCACGACAGTATTTATAAGTGGATGTAACTTTGCCTGCCCATACTGCCACAATAGCCAGCTTATTAAGTTTAAAAAACCTGTTAGAAGTGAAGCTGAATTCATGGAATATCTGAACAAAAGGAGAAATCTAATAGATGGTGTCTGCATAACAGGTGGTGAGCCTACGCTGTGGGATGGCTTATATAACTTTATTAAGGATATAAAGGATTTGGGATTTAGCATTAAGCTTGACACTAATGGTTCTCGTCCTGAAGTCTTAGAAAGACTTTTAAACGATGATTTGATAGATTACATTGCTATGGATGTAAAAGGGCCGAAAGATAAATACGGTTTATTTATAAAAAACAATAAAGATATAGAGATGATTGTAAAAAGCATCAATTTGATTAAAAACTCTGGAATAGATTATGAATTCAGGACGACTGTAAATGAAAAATTGCTTTCTGCAGATGATTTTTTATCTATAGCAAATATGATTTATGGATGTAAAAGATATATTTTACAAAGGTACAAATACTCAGAAGGCATATTAAATAAGGATTTGTGCGGTGGAG comes from the Thermoanaerobacterium aotearoense genome and includes:
- a CDS encoding anaerobic ribonucleoside-triphosphate reductase activating protein yields the protein MMYDYMPVSMVDYPGKIATTVFISGCNFACPYCHNSQLIKFKKPVRSEAEFMEYLNKRRNLIDGVCITGGEPTLWDGLYNFIKDIKDLGFSIKLDTNGSRPEVLERLLNDDLIDYIAMDVKGPKDKYGLFIKNNKDIEMIVKSINLIKNSGIDYEFRTTVNEKLLSADDFLSIANMIYGCKRYILQRYKYSEGILNKDLCGGEQCDIKYLLIIKEMINDKIEEILIR